The following coding sequences lie in one Heyndrickxia oleronia genomic window:
- the ant(6) gene encoding aminoglycoside 6-adenylyltransferase, producing the protein MRSKKEIMELGMNFAINCEKIRIFTLEGSLTNSNIPEDEFQDYDFSYFVTDMDFFKKSDDWLDYFGQRIILQKPEAMELFPPELGNWFSYLMIFEDGSKIDLTLIPLNEFEDYFKESDGLVEVLLDKDQLIKKTIIPSDAKYHIQRPSMQSFDDCCNEFWMTSTYVAKGLARKEILFANDIMNSAFRPNLLTMLRWKIGIETNFSLSIGKSDKFLKKYVSNETWDTLLSTYNMSTYQAVWDALNFSFELFRESSLYVSKTLGYPYPEYDKKVTNYIERIQRKYR; encoded by the coding sequence TTGCGTAGTAAAAAAGAGATAATGGAATTAGGTATGAACTTTGCAATCAATTGTGAAAAAATTAGAATATTCACCCTTGAAGGCTCTTTAACCAACTCAAACATTCCAGAAGATGAATTTCAAGATTATGATTTTAGTTATTTTGTTACAGATATGGACTTTTTTAAGAAAAGTGATGATTGGTTAGATTATTTTGGACAAAGAATCATTCTCCAAAAGCCAGAAGCAATGGAATTATTCCCACCCGAATTGGGAAACTGGTTCTCGTATTTAATGATTTTTGAAGATGGGTCAAAAATCGACCTAACTCTCATTCCGCTTAATGAATTTGAAGATTATTTTAAAGAGAGTGATGGTTTAGTCGAAGTACTATTGGACAAAGATCAACTCATCAAAAAAACAATTATCCCAAGCGATGCAAAATATCATATTCAAAGGCCAAGTATGCAATCCTTTGACGATTGCTGCAATGAGTTTTGGATGACTTCTACATACGTAGCAAAAGGACTTGCTAGAAAGGAAATCCTCTTTGCTAACGATATAATGAATAGCGCTTTTCGCCCTAATTTACTTACGATGTTACGATGGAAAATCGGAATTGAAACTAATTTTTCTTTAAGTATTGGAAAAAGTGATAAGTTCTTAAAAAAATACGTATCTAACGAAACATGGGACACACTACTATCCACGTATAATATGTCCACCTATCAAGCAGTGTGGGACGCACTTAATTTTAGCTTTGAATTATTCCGAGAATCCTCCCTTTATGTTTCTAAAACACTTGGTTATCCTTATCCTGAGTACGATAAAAAGGTTACCAATTAT